The Phaeodactylum tricornutum CCAP 1055/1 chromosome 8, whole genome shotgun sequence genome has a window encoding:
- a CDS encoding predicted protein: MPPRSNSVVESVTKCVGSIRIKREESLLPLQANAVAIGEWLASTIKAYKLQIENSRIENVRNADEPAPKKIKENPTAEDALPKALVDEVHALRVADLKERLKERHLNGVGVKAVLRTRLLESMAEEAAGHEVGVAVATADSSQPAPLAQSRSSRELLEIEQEHSEAPDSRERLVTESERDSVASCVMDLEVVARSTSSCSQPSCQDNTIQPGENTDVAEHEPAPMDWENNIEPIIKPEETLERVLKVQQSGVDLDVPQETAKAPPSKVKTAIELFSSKNGSSHSPKDFIPVGSLSNPISVDENNEPQSFKSSLVSETSSSSSRVVSATPLSEGLSSANLGNKSESDVLSIKSKLVKEKNEARKARLAEIRGMSKPMLSSKALSTPSLSSLKISGSSAKSGIPGVSVADKSKMLSKIRQKAAAATKSATSSAYKTASSAVSTLTKANVSTTNGFSTSKEQYKTTPPGPRVKKQSLKCSSKSKRSQMLSPIDTYEMSDREASESDSDSDEESRKPRKRVPMWAEKSNLIPALEKQYTVNTGTLDPDEIFGEVQTCDLEAIFDQRKTRYQRRTSSGNWSKDRATTYEKLTYKRTMGYAQEL, from the exons ATGCCTCCTCGTTCCAACTCTGTCGTAGAGTCGGTGACTAAGTGTGTCGGAAGTATCCGAATAAAGCGAGAGGAATCGCTGTTGCCTCTCCAAGCAAATGCGGTCGCAATCGGCGAATGGCTCGCCAGTACAATCAAA GCTTACAAGTTACAGATTGAAAATAGCCGCATTGAAAACGTTCGAAATGCTGACGAGCCTGCCCCCAAAAAAATTAAAGAAAATCCCACCGCCGAAGATGCGCTACCCAAAGCTCTTGTCGACGAAGTGCATGCTTTGCGTGTGGCAGATCTTAAAGAAAGACTTAAAGAACGCCATTTGAATGGAGTAGGAGTCAAAGCAGTTCTACGAACACGTCTCTTAGAATCGATGGCTGAAGAAGCCGCCGGACACGAAGTAGGTGTTGCTGTGGCAACTGCAGATTCTTCGCAACCGGCGCCCTTGGCACAATCGCGATCGTCCAGGGAACTGCTAGAAATCGAGCAGGAACATTCTGAAGCACCGGACAGCCGTGAACGTTTGGTAACGGAAAGCGAGAGGGATTCTGTGGCATCATGTGTGATGGATCTTGAGGTGGTAGCTCGATCTACGTCAAGCTGTTCACAGCCGAGCTGTCAGGACAACACTATTCAACCGGGAGAGAACACTGATGTTGCAGAACATGAACCAGCGCCAATGGATTGGGAAAACAATATTGAACCAATTATTAAGCCTGAGGAAACTTTGGAAAGGGTTCTAAAAGTGCAGCAGTCAGGAGTCGATCTGGATGTACCACAAGAAACGGCAAAGGCTCCTCCGTCGAAGGTCAAAACGGCAATTGAGTTgttttcttccaaaaatggCTCTTCTCATTCCCCAAAGGATTTCATTCCTGTTGGAAGCCTGTCTAACCCAATTAGCGTGGACGAAAACAATGAGCCCCAATCTTTCAAGTCAAGTCTGGTTTCGGAgacatcgtcgtcatccaGCCGTGTTGTCTCGGCTACGCCTTTGTCTGAAGGCCTTTCGTCAGCAAACCTGGGAAACAAATCAGAAAGCGATGTTTTGTCAATCAAGTCGAAACTTgtgaaggaaaagaacgaAGCTCGAAAAGCTCGTCTTGCTGAAATTCGAGGAATG AGTAAACCAATGCTCTCTTCGAAAGCGCTTTCGACTCCATCTCTTTCATCCTTGAAGATTAGTGGAAGCAGTGCCAAAAGTGGCATTCCTGGTGTTTCTGTTGCCGACAAGAGCAAGATGCTGTCTAAAATTAGGCAAAAGGCTGCCGCTGCTACCAAGAGCGCGACCTCATCCGCGTACAAGACGGCATCATCCGCTGTATCGACACTCACCAAAGCTAACGTATCTACTACAAACGGCTTCAGCACTAGTAAGGAACAGTACAAGACAACACCGCCTGGCCCGAGAGTCAAGAAACAGAGTCTAAAGTGCTCCTCGAAGTCGAAACGATCTCAGATGCTCTCCCCAATAGACACGTACGAAATGTCTGATCGTGAGGCAAGCGAGAGTGACAGTGATTCGGACGAGGAAAGCCGTAAACCACGCAAGCGCGTTCCGATGTGGGCTGAAAAAAGTAACTTGATCCCTGCGCTAGAAAAGCAATACACAGTGAACACCGGAACGTTAGATCCAGACGAGATTTTCGGAGAAGTCCAGACCTGTGATCTTGAGGCCATCTTTGATCAAAGGAAGACCCGGTACCAGCGGCGGACGAGCTCGGGAAACTGGTCGAAAGATCGAGCAACGACATACGAAAAGCTCACTTACAAACGCACGATGGGGTACGCCCAGGAATTGTAA
- the KCT1 gene encoding beta-ketoacyl-coa thiolase (Catalyzes the liberation of acetyl-CoA from 3-oxoacyl-CoA. Acyl-CoA + CoA = Acetyl-CoA + Acyl-CoA (2 fewer carbons).; 3-oxoacyl-CoA thiolase, putative peroxisomal precursor), producing the protein MKKDDDDIVIVSALRTPMCRSRKGGLANVLPSTLFQTVLEATLQATQLPPRDVEDIVVGNVLMPPSGFAALRMAQIISGIPETTSLQTVNRQCASGLQAVANVANSIAANEIQIGIGAGVESMSLYPMNTIKPPQVDWETMQTSRTAMDCLLPMGITSETIVRKYGLKREDLDAFAVTSHKKASAAQRSGKFSAEIVPVGDISQDDGIRPDADSATLARLKPAFSKSGVTTAGNSSQTTDGAAAVVLMKRKEAQRRGLKIMGVWRGYATAGVPPQIMGIGPAVAIPKVLELTGLSKSDIDLFEINEAFASQATWCVDELGLDWDKVNPNGGAIALGHPLGCTGARMVATLLHELHRRKRRYGVISMCIGTGMGAAAIIEAEPSSSL; encoded by the coding sequence ATGAAgaaagatgacgacgatatAGTGATCGTTTCGGCGTTAAGGACTCCTATGTGTCGTTCGCGCAAGGGGGGACTCGCAAATGTACTTCCCTCGACTTTATTCCAGACGGTCTTGGAAGCGACACTTCAAGCAACGCAGCTCCCTCCTCGTGACGTGGAAGACATTGTCGTGGGAAATGTTCTCATGCCCCCCTCCGGATTTGCTGCCCTCCGCATGGCTCAAATTATTTCGGGGATTCCCGAAACGACGTCCTTGCAAACGGTCAACCGACAGTGTGCTTCCGGACTACAAGCTGTTGCCAATGTTGCAAACAGCATCGCTGCTAACGAGATTCAGATCGGTATCGGTGCCGGGGTCGAGAGCATGAGCCTATATCCGATGAATACAATCAAACCGCCGCAAGTGGACTGGGAAACAATGCAGACTTCCCGAACAGCCATGGATTGTCTTTTGCCGATGGGAATTACCAGTGAAACCATCGTTCGAAAATATGGTCTGAAACGGGAAGATTTGGATGCTTTCGCGGTAACGTCGCATAAGAAGGCTTCGGCAGCCCAACGATCCGGAAAATTCTCTGCTGAGATTGTGCCTGTCGGTGACATATCACAGGATGACGGCATTCGCCCTGATGCCGATTCAGCAACCTTGGCTCGTCTCAAAcctgccttttccaaaagcggTGTTACGACAGCAGGAAACTCTTCTCAAACTACGGACGGTGCCGCAGCAGTCGTACTTATGAAACGAAAGGAAGCGCAGCGACGCGGATTGAAAATCATGGGTGTCTGGCGCGGCTATGCGACAGCCGGAGTACCGCCACAAATTATGGGCATTGGACCAGCCGTCGCCATTCCGAAAGTTTTGGAATTGACTGGGTTGTCCAAAAGTGATATTGACCTGTTTGAGATCAACGAAGCCTTCGCGTCTCAGGCCACTTGGTGCGTGGACGAGTTGGGTTTGGATTGGGACAAAGTCAATCCCAATGGCGGTGCTATTGCCCTCGGGCACCCCTTGGGCTGTACCGGAGCGAGAATGGTCGCCACGCTCTTGCACGAACTTCACCGCCGCAAGCGAAGATATGGTGTCATAAGCATGTGCATCGGCACCGGGATGGGGGCAGCCGCCATAATTGAAGCTGAACCAAGTTCTAGTCTGTAA
- a CDS encoding predicted protein, with protein MKSRIIAILARAFTLVSLSIPNSRCFTPASNRVSCLVSARPVELYQYSTTALQMEEKKSTKTLSSPLDRPALAVVDSLAILGFAAVGKASHAPDGSWDIGAVTLTAFPFWAAWLATSPLTGVYSINAVTQADGNLVQAELVTTGKGWIVAVPLGIALRGMIKGYVPPLSFIVVTMIATFVILGGARILFAFAEDFFVELVD; from the coding sequence ATGAAGAGCCGGATTATCGCCATTTTGGCTCGAGCTTTTACGCTGGTATCGCTATCGATCCCGAATTCCCGATGTTTCACGCCTGCGTCAAATCGGGTATCTTGCCTAGTTTCCGCGCGGCCTGTCGAACTCTATCAATATTCTACTACTGCTCTACAAAtggaagagaaaaagtcGACGAAAACCCTGTCTTCTCCTCTTGATCGGCCCGCACTTGCTGTGGTAGACTCGCTAGCGATTTTGGGGTTTGCCGCTGTGGGCAAAGCATCCCACGCGCCGGACGGATCATGGGACATCGGGGCCGTCACTCTTACGGCGTTCCCCTTTTGGGCCGCTTGGCTAGCTACCAGCCCGCTAACCGGCGTATATTCTATAAACGCAGTAACACAGGCCGACGGCAACTTAGTTCAAGCAGAGCTTGTGACCACAGGAAAAGGATGGATTGTTGCAGTGCCTTTGGGTATTGCGCTGCGGGGCATGATTAAGGGATACGTTCCGCCTCTTTCTTTTATTGTGGTAACCATGATCGCGACTTTCGTGATACTTGGAGGAGCTCGTATCTTGTTTGCGTTTGCGGAAGACTTCTTTGTCGAGTTGGTGGATTAG
- a CDS encoding predicted protein has protein sequence MVSKPSRVSLTEEAAGGLLAGIVGTVIGFPLDLIKTRMQTHQGQPGGGIFENGLRVVKSEGILALYKGIAPPLISLSILNTFTFASYSYFQTIFQADRGWDWRNSVAGGVCGPFAATVSTVENLVKTQMQVDNISKKQFIGSWDCVTKLTRTHGPLILYTGFGINSIREIAFLTTYFGLYEGLRQTFGDLAGRHPISTWTIPVAGGFAGAASWFLSFPLDCIRAGVQGQDMSSQRKGSLKVLWYLMETKGVKGVYGGVSPSIVRAFLVSGSRFSAYEGA, from the coding sequence ATGGTGAGCAAACCATCTCGAGTATCTCTTACGGAAGAGGCAGCCGGGGGGTTATTAGCGGGCATCGTTGGAACAGTCATCGGCTTTCCCCTTGATTTAATCAAAACAAGAATGCAAACTCACCAAGGCCAACCGGGTGGTGGTATTTTCGAAAATGGATTACGCGTTGTAAAATCCGAAGGTATTTTGGCCCTATACAAAGGAATAGCGCCACCTCTGATTTCACTATCAATTTTGAACACTTTCACGTTTGCGAGCTACTCCTACTTCCAAACAATATTTCAGGCTGATAGGGGTTGGGATTGGCGAAACTCAGTAGCTGGTGGAGTTTGTGGTCCGTTTGCTGCCACTGTGTCAACAGTGGAGAATTTAGTAAAGACTCAAATGCAAGTGGACAATATCTCGAAAAAGCAGTTTATTGGATCTTGGGATTGTGTGACGAAGTTGACAAGAACGCATGGCCCACTAATACTGTACACCGGTTTCGGAATCAACTCTATTCGAGAAATTGCGTTCCTTACAACTTACTTTGGACTTTACGAAGGTTTGCGACAGACATTTGGGGACCTTGCCGGCAGGCATCCCATAAGCACATGGACAATTCCAGTCGCTGGAGGTTTCGCGGGTGCCGCTTCCTGGTTTCTGAGTTTCCCACTGGATTGTATACGAGCGGGCGTTCAGGGCCAGGATATGTCAAGTCAACGCAAAGGGTCATTAAAAGTACTCTGGTATTTGATGGAAACGAAAGGGGTTAAAGGTGTCTACGGCGGAGTCTCGCCGAGTATTGTGAGGGCTTTCCTTGTCTCAGGAAGTCGTTTCAGTGCCTATGAAGGTGCA